The nucleotide window GACGCTCCGGACGGGAGGCGCCAGGCCATGCTGGCTGACCAGGTGCCGCTCCAAAATTTCTCCTTGACAGATCATACATAAGACGCCTACAGTGGTAATGCGGCTCCGCTTCCACTCTTCATTACCGGAGGTGCGCCATGCAGCACTCCAACCTCACCGCTGAGCTGGCGGAGAGGGCCGGGATCGGCCTCGAGGAGGCCCGCCAGATCCTCGAGAGCCCGCGCCTGGCCGTGCCCGAGACGGTGAGCGCCGTTGACTTGCTCCAGGTCCGTGGCGGCTCGGGCTACGCGCTCGTGTAACTGCCACTGATAGGTAGTGTCGGAGAGCCTGCGATCCACGGAACGGGACCTCGTCCCCGGCCCGCATCGCTCACCCTTTCTACGCGACGTGCCGCTTGCCCCGTATGCCCCCGCGCCCGGCGCCCCAGCTGTCGGGATGCCCATGAGCGTGCTCGACAGCCCGCTCCCCGCTGCCACCAGGGGCGACCCCCGGCCGGCGGCCGGCCCGCGCGGTGAGGCGCAGCTCCCCGTGGTGGTGCTGGCCGGTCATCCGCCGGAGACCGAGGCGGCGCTCCGGGACAGCCTCGCCGGGGCGGTCTCGCTCCGCTCGACGCCGGAAGTTGCCGCCGCCTTCGCGCCAGGCGAGCCGGGCGACGTCTCCCTGCTGTGCCTGGGCGAACACGCCCCGGCGGCCGCCGTGCTCCTAATGGACCGGAGCCCGCGCGACCTCCCTCGCCTGGTGCTGTCGGGGTTCGACCCGCACTCCCCCGCGGTGGAGCCGCTGGTCCGGCGGGGGGTAGTGGCGTACGCCACCCCCGAGCCGCTCCCGCCCGAGCTCCTCGCGCCGCTCCTGAGGGCGCTGGCTACGCAGATGGAGCCGGAGCCCGCCCCATCCGCGCGGTGGCTCCGCGCGCTGGAACTGGCGCGGCGCCTGGCGGGGGAGCGCGACCTGCTGCAGCTCGCCGGGACGCTGGAGGCGGAGCTGCGGGAGCTGCTCGGCGTGGACCGGGTCCACCTCTGGATGCTGGAGCCGGAGAGCGGTGAGCTGCGGCGGGTCGGGGTGCACGCGCCGGAGGAGGAGTGGCACCACGCCGCCGTGGGGGCCGCGGGGTTCGCGGTGCGGACTGGGAGCACCGTTGCGATGGAGCCCGGGACCCGGGACCCGCGCTGGCTCCCCGCCCTCGACGACCCGCAGGGGCGGGACGACGCGCCGGCCGCACTGGTGGTGCCCGTGAGCCGCGGGGAGAGGACCTGCGGCGCCCTCGCGGTTTTCCGCTCCCCCCCGGCCGCGGCGTTCACGGCGGAGGAGGCGGCCATCGTTGAGCTGGCGGCGGCGCAGGCCGGGCTCGCTGCCGAGCTCTTCGCTGTCCGCGCCGCACGGCGGCGCGCCGGCCCGGCCCAGCCGGCGGTGAACCCGGGGATCTTTCGCGCCGAGGCGCTCGAGCACCACGTCGCCGGGAACGGGCACGGCGAGGTGCTGCGCCTCTCCACTGCCTGGGCGGGATGGGCCTTCTGGCTCCTGGTGGCTCTCTTCGTCGCCGCCCTGGCCGGGGCGGCGGCTCTCGGCTGGCGGCTGGAGCCGGCCTCCCGGCCCCCGCCCGCGCACTCCTCCACGGGTTCCGTCCCGTGACCGGGCTCCGCGTCCGCCGGCGCCTCCCGCGGCTCCTCTCGTCGCTGGTGGACCCGCTCCGCCGCCGCGCGGTCCCGGTGGTCGTGCAGATGGCCGTCGCGGACTGCGGGGCGGCATGCCTGGCCATGGTGCTGCGCTACCACGGGAGGCACGTTCCGTTCGAGGAGGTGCGTTCGGCCGCGGGCGTCACCCGCGATGGCGTGGACGCGCTCAGCCTGCTCCGCACTGCGCGCCTTTACGGCCTACAGGGGCGCGGGCTCCGCGTCCGCTCCCTAGAGGAGCTGGAGTTCGTGGAGCCCGGCTCCATCCTGCACTGGGAGTTCAACCACTTCGTGGTGCTGGAGCGGCGGCGGCCCGGCGGCGCGGAGATCGTGGACCCCAGCCATGGCCGGCGCTTCGTCCCGGACGATGAGCTGCGCCGCGCCTTCACCGGGATCGCGCTCACCTTCCACCCCGACCAGTCGTTCACTCCGCGCGGCGGGGGGCCGAGCCGCGTGGGGGTATACGTGCGCCGGGTGCTCACGCACTCGCGCGAGTTCTACCGCCTTTTCGCCGCTTCGCTGATCATCCAGGTGATCGCGCTGGCAATCCCGGTGGCGACCGGGCTGATCGTGGACCGCGTGATCCCCGGCCGCGACTGGGGACTGGCGACGCTGCTGGCGGTCGGGACGGGCATCCTGGTGCTTTTTCAGTACCTCGCCTCGCTGGTCCGCGCGCACCTCCTCGTGTACCTGCGCACGCGTCTGGACTCGGAACTGACGCGGGGGTTCGTCAGCCACCTGCTGGCCCTCCCCTACCCGTTCTTCGCGGAGCGCTCGGCGGGGGACCTGCTGACGCGCACCGCCAGCAACGCCACCATCCGCGAGATGCTGACCGCCGGCGCCTTGTCGGCGCTGCTGGACGGCTCGCTGGTCGGAATCTACCTGCTGCTCCTTTTGATCGCCGACCCGCGCATGGGGCTGCTGGTGCTCGGGTTGGCGGCGCTGCGGATCGCGGTCTTCCTGGCCACCCGGCGGCGGCGCGCGGACCTCATGGCGCAGGCGCTCGCTGCCGAGGGACGTTCGCGCGGCTACCAGGTGGAGATGCTCGCCGCCGTGGGCACCCTCAAGGCGAGCGGCACCGAGCACCGGGCGGTGGAGCGGTGGGAGAACCTGTTCGTGGACGTGCTGAACGTGAACCTCCGCCGGGGCCGGCTGGACGCGCACGTCAACTCGCTGCTGGAGACCCTCTCCGTCGCCTCGCCGCTGGCGGTGCTGCTCTTTGGCACCCATCAGGTGCTCACCGGGGCGTTGAGCCTGGGGACCATGCTCGCCCTCTACGCGCTGGCCGCAGGTTTCCTGGTGCCGCTCACCGCGGTCATCACCACCGCTTTCCAACTGCAGCTCCTGGGCGCCTATCTGGACCGGCTGAACGACGTGCTGGAGACGCCGCGCGAGGAGGACGGGAAGGAGAGCCGCAGGGTGGTCCGGCTGGGCGGCCAGGTGGCGCTGGAAGGGGTGACCTTCCGCTTCGGGCCGCTCGCCCCGCCCGTGGTCTCGGATGTCTCCTTCGAGGTGAACCCGGGCGAGTTCGTGGCCATTGTGGGGGCCTCGGGCGCGGGGAAGTCCACCATGGTGGGGCTGCTCCTGGGGCTCTACGCCCCCAGTGCGGGCCGCGTGCTCTACGACGGGGCCGACCTGGCCAGCCTCGACCTGCACGCGGTGCGCAGCCAGGTCGGGGTAGTCCTCCAGGACCCATTCATCTTCGGGACCACGATCCGCGAGAACATCGCCCTGGCCGACCCCGGGGCCGACCTCGACGCGGTGGTGGCCGCCGCCCGGGCCGCGCACGTCCACGAGGTGATCATGAGGATGCCCATGGGCTACGACACCCCGGTGGCGGACCGCGGGGCGTCGCTCTCGGGCGGGACCCGGCAGCGCCTCGCCATCGCCCGGGCCCTGCTGACCCGCCCGAAGGTGCTGGCCCTGGACGAGGCGACCAGCGCGCTCGACTCCGTCACCGAGCGCAAGGTGCAGCGGGCTCTCGCGTCGCTACGCTGCTCGCGGATCGTGGTCGCGCACCGCCTCAGCACCATTCGAGAGGCCGATCGCATCCTGGTGATGGAGGCCGGGAGGATCGTGGAGGAGGGGGATCACCTGTCGCTGACCGCGGCGGGTGGCCGGTACGCCGAGCTTCTGGAGAGCCAGGCCCGGGTCGCAGGAGCCAGCGCATGAGGCGCTGTCACAGCCGTAAACCTCGTCAACGGAGTCCCGCGTGAACACAACAGAACGCCCCGCCGCCGAGGGGCTCGCGTCCCCGGCGCTCCCCGCCGAAGCGATCCGCATCGCGGACGTCGGGGCGCGCCCCGCGCCGGGCCCGCTGCAGAGCCTGCGGGTGGCACTCTCCACCGGCACCTGCCTGAGCGTGGGGGGTGCCTTCGACGGGCTCAGCGCGAGGCTGGTGGAGCGCGCCGGGTACGACGCGGTCTGGGCCGGCGGCTTCAGCATCTCCGCCTCGCTGGGGCTCCCGGACCTGAACGTGATGTCGACCACCGAGCTGGTGGAGCGCGTAGGTGAAATGGTGGACGGCACCTCCGTCCCGGTGATCGTGGACTGCGACGAGGGGTACGGCTCCCTCCCCACCACCCGGCGCCTGGTCCGGCACCTAGTGGACCGCGGCGCGCAGGGGATCTGCATTGAGGACAATGTCTACCCCAAGTCTAACAGCTTCTGCGAGGAGCGTCGCAACTCGCTCGTCCCCATCGACCACTTCCGGCGGAAGCTGGACGCCGTCCACCAGGCGGCGCCCGAGGCGGTGGTCATCGCCCGCACCGAGAGCCTGATCCAGGGCGAGCCGCTGGAGAAGGCGGTACGGCGCGGCCGCGCCTACGCGGACAGCGGCGCGGACCTGGTCCTACTGCACTCCAAGTACGGTCGGCTGGACGAGTACGAGAGGATGGTGGCGGCGTGGGACGGGCCGAGCCCGCTGATCGTCATCCCTACGCTGGCCCCGGAGGTGCGCTTCTCCAACCTGGCGGAGCTGGGCTTCCGTATGGTCATCTACGCCAACCAAGCGCTGCGGGCCAGCGTCCAGAGCATGGAGGAGGTGCTGTGCGTGCTCCGCACCACCGGGGATCCAGCGCAGGTCGCCTCGCGGCTGGTCTCCATGAATCACGTATTCGACCTCACCGGCCTGACGGCGGCGGATCGCTGACCGGCGCGCGGGCGGGACACCTTGGGAAACACAGGCTTGATGTCCGATATGGGGGAAGCGCTGGCGGAGGCGCTGGACGCCGCCGGGATCGGATGGCTCCTCACCGTCCCGGTGTCGGGGATGGCGCGGCTCTTCGACCGCTACGGGGAGCGCGGTCGGTGCCTCTATGCCACCCGCGAGGAGGAGGCGGTGGCGGTCGCGGCGGGGCTGGCGCTGGCGGGGGAGCGCCCGCTCGTGCTGATGCAACAGTCGGGGGTGGGGAACTCGCTGAACGCGGTCTTCACTCTCGCCGACGCGTACGGGATCTACTTCCCGATCCTGGTGTGCGACCGCACCACGGAGGACCCCAACCCCGTTCAGCGGGCGAGCGCGAGGGGGACCGGCGCCGCCCTGCAGGCGATCGGGTGCACCCGCCTCGACCTGCGTGCGGAGTCCGGGGTCGAGCGCTTCGTGGAGGCGCTCGATCGCCGGAGCCGTTGGCTGGTTGTCGAGCTACGCGGCAAGGAGTGAGCGCCATGCTCGACCGGCGCGCCGTCCTGCGGCAGGTGGTGGATAGCCTCCAGGAACACGACTGCCTCGTGTCAGCCCTGGGCTATCTCAGCCGCGACCTGTACGAACTCACCGAGGGACTGCGGGAGCGGGCGTTCTACTGCATGGGGTCGATGGGGAGCGTGGCCCCCCTGGCGCTGGGGGTCGCGCTAGGCTGTCCGCACCTCCGGGTGACCGCATTGGAGGGCGACGGGTCGCTGCTGATGAACCTGGGTACCCTGGCGAGCCTCCGGCGCTACGGCCCCCCGACGTTGCGGCTGCTGGTGTTCGACAACGGCTGCTACGAGTCCACGGGCGGACAGCCCAGCCAGCCCGACGGCTTCCGCCTGGAGGAGCTCGCCCGGGCGGCGGGGCTCCCGACCGCGGTGGCGCGCGACCCCGCGGAGGTCGCGGCGTTCCTGACGGACGACCGCCCGGCGGCCCACCCCCGGGTGCTGGTCGTCAAGGTGGAGCGCGGGCCAGCCACCGCGCGGGTGGGCGACCCTCCGGAGCGGATTGCCGAGCGGTTCTCCGCCTGGCTGCGCCGTTCCGCGCCAGCGCGGGCAGTCCCCGCATAATAGCCCGGATCCCTTTCCACTCACACTCCGCACCCCGGAGACCGCCGTGGCGATCTACCTGCCGAGAACCGACTCGATCCTCCTGGAGGTCCCCAAGACGGGGAGCAAGTGGCTGAGGGAAGCCGTGGCGCGGGCCGGAGTGCCCAGCGAGCAGGTCGGCCCGCCGGAGTGGCGCGGGCACGGCGACCTGGGGGTGCACGGGCGTGGCTTCCGCTTTATCGCGTGCTTCGTGCGCAACCCGCTGACCTGGTACGGCTCATATTTCGTCTACCGGATGGAAAAGAACGGCTGGCGGCCGCACCTGCTGCTGGACCGCACCTGCGCGAGCGACACCTTCCGCGGGTTCGTGCGGAACGCCGCGACCCGCATCCCCGGCGTGGTCTCCGACACTTACGCGCGCTACGCCGGCCAGGCGGACGACCCGGTCCACTTCGTGGGGCGGCAGGAGTCGCTCGCCGACGATCTGGTCCGCGCGCTCCGCATGGCCGGGGAGGAGTTCGACGAGGCGGCGCTGCGCGCCACTCCCCGTGTCAACGGCACCCGCGCGACACCCGAGCTGACCCCGGACCTGGAGCACCTGATCGTCCTCTCCGAGCTCCCGGCCATGCGGCGCTTCGGCTACCTGGACGGCTACGACGACCCCGTGGCCCTGGTGGAGCTCTCCGACCGCTACCCGGAGCACGCCACCACCCTCCGGCACCTGGCGATCTGGACCGACCGCATCCACTGGGTGTTCGACGACGCCAAGGCGGAGGCCGGCGCGCCGATTCGGATGGGCCGCCGCTACGCCCGGACGCTGACCAACTTCGGGCTCTTCCTGGAGAACGTGGTCGGCTGCCCGGAGGAGGCGGAGCCGCTCTACCTGCGCGCGATCGAGGCCGAGCCCCGGCACCCCCGTTCGCTAGGGACGTATGCGGTCTTCCTACAGAACGTCCGGGCCGACCACGACCGCGCGGAGGAGTACTACCGCCGGGCCCTGGAGGTCCGCCCCGACCACGCCGAGGCGCTAGGGAACTACGCCATCTTCCTCAGGAGCGTGCGAGGCGACCTGGACGGCGCGGAGGCGCTCTACCGCCGCGCGATCAAGGCCAACCCCCGGCACGCCAAGAACCTCGGCAACTACGCGCTGTTCCTCAAGAACGCGCGGCAGGACCACGATGGCGCGGAGGCGTACTACCGCCGCGCCCTGGAGGTGGAGCCCGACAACGCGCGCAACCTGGGGAACTTCGCCGTGTTCCTGGAGCACGTCCGCGGCGACGCCGACGGGGCTGAGCGGATGTACCGGCGCGCAGTCGATGCTGACCCGGACAACCCGCACCACCTCCGCAACCTGGCGGCGTTCCTCGAGAACCGCCGTTCCGAAGCCGGGGAGGCGGAGCGGCTGCGGGCGCGGCCGGCCGCCGCCCCCGTCGCCTGAGACCGGGACCGCGACAGGAGATGAGTCCCATGTACCCGGACCTCCGGAGTCCCCTTCGCCAGCTGCTGCGCGCCCCACGGGTGGTCGTGCCCGTCCTCGTCTCCATGGCCCTGGCGATCGGAGCGAGCGTGGCGGTCTTCAGCGTGATCTACGGCGTGTCCCTGCGCCCCCTCCCATTCCCCGGGCACGAGCGCCTGGTGATGCTCTGGGAGAGCCAGGAGGGAGCGACCGAGGGAGGCCCGTTCTTCGCCACCCCGGTGAGCCTGCAGGGTTGGCAGGAGCAGAGCAGGTCCTTCACCGGGATCGCCGCCGTCGAGCCCGGGAACTACTCGCTCAGCGGGGTCGGCGAGGCGGAGCGCTACTCCGGGGCGGCTGTCTCGGCGAACGTCTTCGGGGTGCTGGGCGCCACCCCTGTCCTGGGCCGCGGCTTCCTCCCGCAGGAGGACGCCCCCGGCGGCGAGCGCGTGGTTGTGCTGAGCCACGGCCTCTGGCAGCGGCGCTTCGGCGGGGACCCGGGGGTCCTCGGCCGCGCCGTCACGCTCAACGGGGCCCCGCACACCGTGGTCGGGGTCCTCCCGCGGGACCTGCGCTTCCCCCGCGAAGCCGAGCTGTGGGTGCCGCTGGCCCTCTCCGGGCACGACACCGAGCGCAGGACCAAGCACTACCTGATGGCGGTGGCGCGGCTCAAGCCCGGCGTGTCGGTGGAGCGCGCCGAGGCGGAGATGGCGGCGGTGGCCGCCTCGCTCGCCCGGACGAACCCCGCGAGCAACGGTGGGTGGCGGGTGGACGTTGTCACGCTGCGCGAGCAGTTCGTCGGCGACCTCCGGCCGTCTCTCTCCCTCCTTGCCTTGGCGGTGGCGCTGGTCCTTCTGATCGCCTGCGTTAACGCCGCCAACCTCCTCCTGTCCCGCGCCATCGAGCGCAGCCGAGAGATGGCCGTGCGCTCCGCGCTGGGCGCCACCCGCGGCAGGCTGGCGCGGCAGCTCCTGGGCGAGGGGGTGGTGCTCGCACTGGCCTCGGGGGTTCTGGGGGTGGCCCTGGCGCGCATCGGGCTCCCGCTGCTGGTGGCGCTGAGCCCCGTGGAGCTGCCGGCCTTCCGGGAGATCGGCGTGGACGGGACGGTGCTAGCGTTCACCCTGGCGGTGACGCTGGCGTGCGGCGTCGTTTTCGGTGTGGTCCCCGCAGTGCGGGGGACCTCCGGCAACCTGGTGTCCCCGCTCAAGGAGGACGGAGGGACACAGGCCAGCACGGGACGCAAGGGGCGCCACCTGCAGGGTGCGCTGGTGGTATCGGAGGTGGCCCTGGCCGTCGTGCTGGTGATCAACGCCACCCTCGCAGTGCAGGCGTTCGAGCGCCTGCAGCAGGTGGACTTCGGGTTCCGCTCCGACGACCGGCTCATCTTCGACGTCTCCCTCAGCGAGGGGATGTACCCGGAGGAGCACCAGCGCAACCAGTTCGTCCAGCGGGCCCTGGAGTCGCTCGGGGAGATCCCCGGGGTGTCGCGGGCCGCTGCCTCCAGCTACCTGCCGCTGGGCGAGAACCCCACGGCCTCGGCCTTCTCGGTGGAGGGCCGCTCCCCCGCCAGCGAGCAGGACGTCACGCGTGCCATCCTGCACCGGGTGTCGCCCGGGTTCCTGGAGGCGATGGGGATCCCGCTGCTGGAGGGGCGCACCCTGAGCGCCGCGGACCACGCCGACGCCCCCGGCGTCGCGGTGGTCAGCGAGGCCTTCGCCCGCCAGTACTGGCCGGGGACCAGCCCGATCGGGAAGCGGGTGAAGCGCGGGGCGTACGACTCCGACAAGCCGTGGCTGACCGTGGTGGGGGTGGTGGGGAACGTGCGCGACTCCGAGCTCGCCAGCGAGGTGGGGCCGGCCTGGTACCTCCCGTACACGCAGCACAAGTTCACCGACATGACCTTCGTGCTGGAGACGCGCGGCGACCCCACGGAGGTGCTCTCTCCGGTGCGCCGCGCCATCGCGGCGATCGACCCCGCCCTCCCGGTCTACAACGCCTCCACCCTGCGGGAGCGCGTGGCCAGCTTCAGCGCCCGCGAGCGCTTCACCAGCGTGGCCATGGGGATCCTCGCCCTCATCGGGGTGGTGCTGGGCGCGGTGGGCGTCTACAGCGTGGTCGCGTACAGCATCGCGCGGAGGACGCAGGAGATCGGGATCCGCTCGGCGGTCGGCGCGCGCCAGGGACAGATCGTAGGGTTGGTCCTCGGCTGGACGCTGCGCCTTACCCTCGCGGGATTGATCGTGGGCGTGATAGGGGCGATGGCGGTGAACCGGCTGCTGGAGAGCGTGATGGTGGGGCTCGGACGGGTGAACCTGGCGAGCGTGGTCGCGACCTCGGCCATCTTCCTCCTGGTCAGCCTGGCCGCGGGGCTGGTCCCCGCCCTGCGAGCCTCCCGGGTGGACCCGATCGTAGCGCTGCGTCCCGGGGTCCGCTCCGTCCGCCCGGCGCGCACGCCCGCCGGGCGGGACGTTCACCTTTCCCGGCGATAGCCGCCGATGAGGATCGCCGCGGAGCCGTTCACCGCGAACGGCCGCCGGTACGCTTCGCCGCCGCGTCCGGTGGTGGTGGTCTGCCTGGACGGGTGCGCCGACGAGTATCTCAGTTCCGCGCTGGTGCTCGGCCGGATGCCGCACCTGGGGCGGATGCTGGCCCGGCACGCCTACCGCGGGCTGGCACGGAGCGCCCTGCCGAGCTTCACCAACGTCAACGTCGCCTCGCTCGTCACCGGTGTGCCCCCCTCGGTGCACGGTATCTCGGGGAACTTCTTTCTGGACCCGGCCACGGATGAGGCAGTGATGATGAACTCCGCGTCATACCTCCGCGCGGAGACGATCCTGGCGGCCGCCGCCCGCGCGGGGCGCCGGGTGGCGATGGTCACTGCCAAGGACAAGCTCCGCGACCTCCTCTCGGCCGGGTTGCGGGGGATCGCCTTCTCGGCGGAGCGGGCCGGGGACGCGCGCGAGGACACGCACGGGATAGGGGAGGTGGAGCGGCTGGTGGGCGCGCCCACCCCGTCCATCTACAGCGCGGACGCCAGCCTCTTCGTGCTGCGAGCCGGGGTGGCGCTCCTCCGCGAGCGGAGGGCGGACCTCCTCTTCCTGGCGCTAGCGGACACCCTCCAGCACCGCTATCCCCCGGGGGCGCAGGAGGTGCTAGACTTCTACCAGGCGGTCGACCTCGAGCTGGGCCGGTTGCTGGAGCTGGGCGCGGTGGTGGGGATGACGGCGGACCACGGGATGAACGCTAAGCACGATCAGGACGGGACGCCGAACGTCGTCTATCTGGAGCGCCTGCTTTCAGACGGGCTCGGCACGGGGTGCCGGATCATCCTCCCGATCACGGACCCGTATGTGCTCCACCACGGCGCGCTGGGCTCCTTCGCCGTGGTGCACCTCCCCCCCGGCGCCGACGTGGAGGCGGCGCGACGGCGGCTCCTGGAGGTCGACGGGATCACCGAGGTGCACGACCGCGCGACCGCCGCCCGCAAGCTGGAGCTCCCCGCGGACCGGATCGGCGACCTGGTGGTGCTCTCGGGGCGCCACGTGGCGCTCGGGCGCGCGCCGGAGCACCACGACCTGACCGGGGTGCGGGAGGGACTCCGCTCGCATGGGGGGCGCTACGAGGAGATGGTCCCGCTCCTCCTATCCGGGCCGCTCACCCCGGAGTACACCTGGAAGGCGTCCGCCGACCCCCGCAACTTTGATGTCTTCGACTTCACCCTAAACGGCATCCGCCCGGTGGAGCCCTGAGCCGTGCACACCTCCTCCCCGCTCCTCGCGGCGCCCGACGCGGCGCTTCACCTCCCCTGCTACGTTGCCGGACGCCCGGTGGGGACGGGCGAGCGGATCCCGGTCCACGACCCCTACAGCGGAGCGCTGGTGGGGACCGTCGCCGGCGTGGGAGGGGGCGAGGTGGAGCAGGCGATCGGCGCAGCGCTCCGCGGCGGGGAGCGCCTCTCCCGCCAGCAGCGCTTCGACGTACTCGTGCGGGCTCGATCCCTCCTGCTGGAGCGGGCGGAGGCGTTCGCCCGGCTGATCACCGCTGAGTCGGGGCTGTGCATCCGGGACACCCGCTACGAGGTAGGGCGTGCGGCCGACGTGCTGCAGCTCGCCGCCGTGGAGGCGCTCCGCGACGACGGGGAGGCGTTCTCGGGCGACGTGTCGCCGCAGGGGAAGGCGCGCAGGACCTTCACGGTCCGCGAGCCCCACCGGCTGGTCGCCGCAATCACCCCGTTCAACCACCCCCTCAACCAGGTGCTGCACAAGCTCGCCCCGGCCGTGGCGGTCGGCGCGCCCGTGGTGCTCAAGCCCTCGGAGAAGACGCCGCTCACCGCGGTCCGTTGCGCGGAGCTCCTCTACGAGGCAGGGCTCCCCACCTGGATGCTCAGCGTGCTGGTAGGCCCGATCACCGAGGTGGCGGAGCGCCTGGTCCGCGACCCCCGCGTGGAGGTGCTCAGCTTCACCGGGAGCGCCGCGGTGGGGAAGCGGATCGCCAGCGCGGCCGGGTACAAGCGGGTGATCCTGGAGCTGGGCGACGTCGCCCCGCTGATCGTGCTGGACGACGCCGACCTGGCCCTCGCCGCCCACCTGGCCGCCGAGGGGAGTTTCCGCAACTCGGGTCAGCGCTGCACCGCGGTGAAGCGCATCCTGGTCGACGAGCCGGTCCTGGACGAGTTCACCGTGCGGCTGGTGGAGGAGGCGCGGGAGTACACCTGGGGCGACCCCGCCGACCCCGCGACCCACGTGGGGACGGTGATCGACGAGGAGGCCGCGATCCGGCTGGAGCGGACGACGTGCGCTGCCACGGAGGCGGGAGCGAGGGTGCTGCTGGGCGGCGAGCGGCGGGGTGCCCTCCTCGCCCCCACCGTGATCGCGGACGTGCCGCGCGACGCGGAGGTGGTGACGTGCGAGGCGTTCGGCCCCCTGGCGCCGGTTGTCGCCGTGCGCGGCCTGGACGACGCCGTCCAGGTGGCGAACGCAGGGAGCTACGGGCTCGCTGCCGGGGTGGTCACCCGCGACCTGGGCCGCGCCGTGCAGGCGGTCAAGGAGCTCCGCGTCGGGATGGTGAATGTCAACGAGGTCCCTGGCTACCGCACCGAGAATGCGCCTTTCGGCGGGATCAAGGACTCCGGCCTGGGGGTGAAGGAAGGGGTGGTCGAGGCAATGCGGGGGATGAGCTGGGTGAAGACCTTCTCCATTCCGTGGTAAGGGAGGGAGCGGTCGATGTCGCTCTCCCCCGCGACGCTGGGCGCCCTCCTCGCCGCGGCCGGCCTCCTGCTCGGCTCCGCGCTGGTGGTCGGAGCCGTGTTTCGGCGCCTGGGGCAGCCCACAGTGATCGGGGAGATCGCGGGCGGGGTCCTGCTGGGGCCTACGGTGCTCGGCGCGCTAGTGCCGGAGGTTCACCGGGCCCTCTTCGTGGCCCCGGCCGAGGCTCGCGTGGCGCTGGGGACGCTCTACGAGCTGGGCCTCCTGCTCCTGATGTTCTGCTCGGGGCTGCAGGTCCGCTCCGTATTCGGCCCGGGGGAGAGGAGGACGGCGGCGCGGATCACCGCCCTCGGGGTGGGCGTGCCGCTCCTCCTCGCAGGCGCGGCGGCCGGGAGGGTGGAGACGGAGGGGCTCCTGGGGCCCGCGCAGAGCGAGCCGGCGCTCCTGCTGGTCCTGGGGGTGGCGGTGTCGGTGACGAGCGTTCCGGTGATCTCCCGGATCTTCCTCGACCTGGGCATCCTGCGGACGGCGTTCGCGCGGATCGTACTCGCCGCCGCGGTGCTGGAGGACGTCCTGCTCTACGCCCTCCTGGCGCTCGCCGTGTCGCTGGCCGGCGGCGCCCACTCCGGGGGAGGCGGGCTTCAGCAGTGGTTGGGGGTGGAGCCGGGCTCCGCGGCCGCCCTGGCCTGCCACGTGGCCGCCACGGTGGCCTTCCTGGGCGTCCTCCTGGGGCCCGCGCCCGCCTGGCTGATGCGGCTGCGGAGGGCGCCGGCCGTCCGCGACGCGAACCGCACGGCGCTCCTCCTCCTCTGGCTCCTTGCAGCTTCGAGCGCCGCTGTGTTCCTGGGGATCGCCCCCATGCTGGGGGCGCTTGCTGCCGGGATCGCTGCGAGTCGGGAGGGGGAGGACGGGGAGGCCGCCGAGCGGGCCGTGGTTGAGTTCTCCCTCGCTTTTCCCGTGCCGCTCTACTTCGCCATGGTGGGGCTACGGCTCGACTTTCTCGGCGCCTTCGACCCGTCGTTCTTCCTCGCCTTCCTGGCCTTCGCGTGCGGCGTCAAGCTGCTGGGTACATACCTGGGGGCCTGGTGGGCGGGGGAGCCCCCGCGCAGCGCCGCCAACCTGGCGGTGGCCATGAACGCC belongs to Longimicrobiaceae bacterium and includes:
- a CDS encoding GAF domain-containing protein — its product is MSVLDSPLPAATRGDPRPAAGPRGEAQLPVVVLAGHPPETEAALRDSLAGAVSLRSTPEVAAAFAPGEPGDVSLLCLGEHAPAAAVLLMDRSPRDLPRLVLSGFDPHSPAVEPLVRRGVVAYATPEPLPPELLAPLLRALATQMEPEPAPSARWLRALELARRLAGERDLLQLAGTLEAELRELLGVDRVHLWMLEPESGELRRVGVHAPEEEWHHAAVGAAGFAVRTGSTVAMEPGTRDPRWLPALDDPQGRDDAPAALVVPVSRGERTCGALAVFRSPPAAAFTAEEAAIVELAAAQAGLAAELFAVRAARRRAGPAQPAVNPGIFRAEALEHHVAGNGHGEVLRLSTAWAGWAFWLLVALFVAALAGAAALGWRLEPASRPPPAHSSTGSVP
- a CDS encoding peptidase domain-containing ABC transporter, with product MTGLRVRRRLPRLLSSLVDPLRRRAVPVVVQMAVADCGAACLAMVLRYHGRHVPFEEVRSAAGVTRDGVDALSLLRTARLYGLQGRGLRVRSLEELEFVEPGSILHWEFNHFVVLERRRPGGAEIVDPSHGRRFVPDDELRRAFTGIALTFHPDQSFTPRGGGPSRVGVYVRRVLTHSREFYRLFAASLIIQVIALAIPVATGLIVDRVIPGRDWGLATLLAVGTGILVLFQYLASLVRAHLLVYLRTRLDSELTRGFVSHLLALPYPFFAERSAGDLLTRTASNATIREMLTAGALSALLDGSLVGIYLLLLLIADPRMGLLVLGLAALRIAVFLATRRRRADLMAQALAAEGRSRGYQVEMLAAVGTLKASGTEHRAVERWENLFVDVLNVNLRRGRLDAHVNSLLETLSVASPLAVLLFGTHQVLTGALSLGTMLALYALAAGFLVPLTAVITTAFQLQLLGAYLDRLNDVLETPREEDGKESRRVVRLGGQVALEGVTFRFGPLAPPVVSDVSFEVNPGEFVAIVGASGAGKSTMVGLLLGLYAPSAGRVLYDGADLASLDLHAVRSQVGVVLQDPFIFGTTIRENIALADPGADLDAVVAAARAAHVHEVIMRMPMGYDTPVADRGASLSGGTRQRLAIARALLTRPKVLALDEATSALDSVTERKVQRALASLRCSRIVVAHRLSTIREADRILVMEAGRIVEEGDHLSLTAAGGRYAELLESQARVAGASA
- a CDS encoding isocitrate lyase/phosphoenolpyruvate mutase family protein; amino-acid sequence: MNTTERPAAEGLASPALPAEAIRIADVGARPAPGPLQSLRVALSTGTCLSVGGAFDGLSARLVERAGYDAVWAGGFSISASLGLPDLNVMSTTELVERVGEMVDGTSVPVIVDCDEGYGSLPTTRRLVRHLVDRGAQGICIEDNVYPKSNSFCEERRNSLVPIDHFRRKLDAVHQAAPEAVVIARTESLIQGEPLEKAVRRGRAYADSGADLVLLHSKYGRLDEYERMVAAWDGPSPLIVIPTLAPEVRFSNLAELGFRMVIYANQALRASVQSMEEVLCVLRTTGDPAQVASRLVSMNHVFDLTGLTAADR
- a CDS encoding thiamine pyrophosphate-binding protein, yielding MSDMGEALAEALDAAGIGWLLTVPVSGMARLFDRYGERGRCLYATREEEAVAVAAGLALAGERPLVLMQQSGVGNSLNAVFTLADAYGIYFPILVCDRTTEDPNPVQRASARGTGAALQAIGCTRLDLRAESGVERFVEALDRRSRWLVVELRGKE
- a CDS encoding thiamine pyrophosphate-dependent enzyme, producing MLDRRAVLRQVVDSLQEHDCLVSALGYLSRDLYELTEGLRERAFYCMGSMGSVAPLALGVALGCPHLRVTALEGDGSLLMNLGTLASLRRYGPPTLRLLVFDNGCYESTGGQPSQPDGFRLEELARAAGLPTAVARDPAEVAAFLTDDRPAAHPRVLVVKVERGPATARVGDPPERIAERFSAWLRRSAPARAVPA